The following proteins are encoded in a genomic region of Ictalurus punctatus breed USDA103 chromosome 15, Coco_2.0, whole genome shotgun sequence:
- the kcna2b gene encoding potassium voltage-gated channel subfamily A member 2b, giving the protein MTVATSEHIDEAAAHPGQPQDMYDPEPDHECCERVVINISGLRFETQLKTLSQFPDTLLGDPKKRMRYFDPLRNEYFFDRNRPSFDAILYYYQSGGRLRRPVNVTLDIFSEEIRFYELGEEAIEIFREDEGFIKEEEKLLPENEFQRQVWLLFEYPESSGPARIIAIISVMVILISIVSFCLETLPIFRNEEELRKTYNSDSNSTVISTSNYFTDPFFILETLCIIWFSFEFLVRFFACPSKAGFFVNIMNIIDIVAIIPYFITLGTELAESPEDGQQGQQAMSLAILRVIRLVRVFRIFKLSRHSKGLQILGQTLKASMRELGLLIFFLFIGVILFSSAVYFAEADEPDSQFISIPDAFWWAVVSMTTVGYGDMVPTTIGGKIVGSLCAIAGVLTIALPVPVIVSNFNYFYHRETEGEEQAQYLNVTSVPKIDSTEDLKKSRSVSSMSKSDYMEIQEAVNNSNEDFRGENLKTGNCTHANTNYVNITKMLTDV; this is encoded by the coding sequence ATGACCGTCGCTACAAGTGAACACATAGATGAAGCTGCGGCTCATCCGGGTCAACCTCAGGACATGTACGACCCGGAACCAGACCATGAGTGCTGCGAGCGTGTGGTCATTAACATCTCAGGTCTacgatttgagacgcagcttAAGACGCTCTCTCAGTTCCCTGATACTTTACTCGGGGACCCTAAAAAGAGGATGCGCTACTTCGATCCGCTAAGGAACGAGTACTTTTTTGACCGGAATCGACCCAGCTTCGATGCCATCCTGTACTATTATCAGTCCGGTGGACGGCTACGGCGGCCAGTTAACGTCACTTTGGATATTTTCTCCGAGGAGATTCGCTTCTACGAACTCGGCGAGGAAGCCATCGAGATTTTCAGGGAGGATGAAGGATTTattaaagaggaagagaaacTACTGCCCGAGAACGAGTTTCAAAGGCAGGTGTGGTTGTTGTTTGAGTATCCGGAAAGTTCCGGTCCAGCCCGAATTATTGCCATCATTTCCGTCATGGTCATCTTGATTTCAATCGTCAGTTTCTGCCTAGAGACGCTACCTATTTTTCGCAACGAGGAGGAGCTGCGCAAAACCTACAACAGCGACTCCAACTCTACAGTGATCAGTACATCCAACTACTTCACCGACCCCTTTTTCATCCTGGAGACTCTCTGCATCATCTGGTTCTCCTTCGAGTTCCTTGTCCGCTTCTTTGCTTGTCCGAGTAAGGCAGGCTTCTTCGTGAACATCATGAACATCATTGACATTGTCGCTATCATTCCGTATTTCATAACGCTGGGGACTGAGTTGGCTGAAAGTCCAGAAGATGGTCAACAGGGTCAACAGGCGATGAGTTTAGCAATTCTCAGAGTGATCCGATTGGTGCGAGTCTTCAGGATCTTCAAGCTCTCACGCCACTCAAAAGGTCTTCAGATTCTGGGTCAGACTCTCAAGGCGAGCATGCGAGAACTGGGGCTTCttatcttcttcctcttcatcggAGTCATCCTCTTCTCCAGTGCCGTGTACTTTGCAGAAGCAGACGAACCAGATTCACAGTTTATCAGCATTCCGGATGCTTTTTGGTGGGCAGTAGTATCCATGACCACTGTAGGATATGGAGATATGGTTCCGACCACCATTGGGGGTAAAATCGTCGGATCGTTGTGTGCTATCGCTGGTGTCTTGACCATCGCTCTTCCAGTCCCTGTCATCGTGTCCAACTTTAACTACTTCTaccacagagagacagagggagaggagCAGGCACAATACCTCAACGTGACCAGCGTCCCTAAGATCGACTCGACGGAGGATCTGAAAAAGAGCCGAAGCGTTTCCAGCATGAGTAAATCTGACTACATGGAGATCCAGGAGGCCGTGAACAACAGCAATGAGGATTTCCGTGGAGAGAACCTCAAAACCGGCAACTGCACGCATGCTAACACCAACTATGTCAACATCACCAAGATGCTCACCGATGTATAG
- the kcna10a gene encoding potassium voltage-gated channel subfamily A member 10 isoform X1 — MTVQAERMEVALVDFEKLENMKSNVDDPDYSNDKAALTVDLPERGLGFNVNHIMCTANIPSYQEKSQIIGEPQSPSIPSPTTRGSPSCASLISNWKMLLNMEGSQGDSIFNKLAKECYEDLFVDKKDIEDGEQKVIINIAGLRFETRRKTLDQFPDTLLGDPLKRMDYFDPTRNEYFFDRNRLSFDGILYYYQSGGKIRRPANVPFDVFANEIIFYELGSDVMEQFRVEEGFIKEPEVPLPSNEIYRQFWLLFEYPESSNAARGVALVSLIVIIVSIITFCMETLPEFRDDFEVFQAMGIPINRTKGAGFPSISSSSASSKTISTTVTDPFFIIETACIIWFVFEIAVRFLVCPSKRKFFNNIMNVIDLISIIPYFITVITELATVTNTNTGGQSMSLAILRIIRLVRVFRIFKLSRHSKGLQILGQTLNASMRELGLLIFFLFIGVILFSSAIYFVEVDDPNTHFSSIPDGFWWAVVTMTTVGYGDMCPITLGGKIVGTLCAIAGVLTIALPVPVIVSNFNYFYHRETEQEEKKPISEDSQKLGSVTNHGSNSSLNKINEDSEGRKTKY; from the coding sequence ATGACTGTCCAAGCTGAGAGGATGGAGGTGGCATTAGTTGACTTTGAGAAGTTAGAAAACATGAAAAGTAATGTAGATGACCCAGATTACTCCAATGACAAAGCAGCTTTGACTGTAGATCTACCAGAAAGGGGGCTGGGCTTCAATGTCAACCATATCATGTGTACCGCAAATATCCCTTCCTACCAAGAGAAAAGTCAGATTATTGGGGAGCCACAGTCCCCCTCCATACCATCCCCAACAACAAGAGGGAGTCCTAGCTGTGCTAGCCTGATATCCAACTGGAAAATGTTACTAAACATGGAAGGCTCTCAGGGCGATAGCATATTCAACAAACTGGCCAAAGAATGCTATGAGGATCTATTTGTGGACAAGAAAGACATCGAGGATGGTGAGCAGAAAGTCATTATCAACATTGCTGGTCTTCGTTTTGAAACACGACGCAAGACCTTGGACCAGTTCCCTGATACTTTGCTGGGAGATCCCTTGAAAAGAATGGACTATTTTGATCCAACGAGAAATGAATATTTCTTTGATCGTAATCGTCTGAGCTTTGATGGAATTCTGTACTATTACCAGTCAGGCGGGAAGATCCGCAGACCTGCAAATGTTCCCTTTGATGTTTTTGCAAATGAGATCATTTTTTATGAGCTGGGAAGTGATGTCATGGAGCAGTTCCGTGTAGAAGAAGGATTTATCAAAGAACCAGAGGTTCCTCTACCATCCAATGAGATCTACAGACAATTCTGGTTGCTCTTTGAGTATCCTGAGAGCTCCAATGCAGCTCGTGGAGTTGCTCTGGTCTCACTTATTGTCATTATTGTCTCCATCATCACCTTTTGCATGGAGACCCTTCCCGAGTTTCGTGATGACTTTGAGGTCTTTCAAGCCATGGGTATTCCAATCAATCGTACAAAGGGTGCTGGATTTCCCTCAATCTCTTCATCAAGTGCCAGTTCCAAAACCATTAGCACCACTGTCACTGACCCTTTCTTCATCATTGAGACAGCCTGCATCATCTGGTTTGTCTTTGAGATTGCTGTCCGCTTCCTGGTTTGCCCAAGCAAACGCAAGTTCTTTAACAACATCATGAATGTTATTGACCTCATCTCGATCATCCCATATTTTATCACTGTCATAACTGAACTAGCAACCGTGACCAATACTAACACCGGAGGACAGAGCATGTCCCTGGCTATTCTTCGAATAATCAGGTTAGTGAGAGTCTTCAGGATCTTTAAGCTATCACGTCACTCCAAAGGTCTTCAGATTTTGGGTCAGACACTCAATGCCAGCATGAGGGAGCTGGGCttacttattttctttctcttcatcgGAGTTATACTCTTCTCCAGTGCCATCTACTTCGTTGAGGTGGATGACCccaacacacacttcagtagCATCCCTGATGGATTCTGGTGGGCCGTTGTCACCATGACCACAGTGGGATATGGAGACATGTGTCCCATTACGTTGGGAGGGAAAATAGTCGGCACTTTATGTGCCATTGCCGGGGTTTTGACCATTGCGTTGCCCGTGCCTGTCATCGTGTCCAACTTCAACTATTTCTACCACCGGGAAACGGAGCAGGAGGAAAAGAAACCGATATCTGAAGATTCTCAAAAATTAGGGAGCGTCACAAACCATGGCAGCAACTCGTCTCTGAATAAGATCAATGAAGACTCTGAAggtagaaaaacaaaatactaa
- the kcna10a gene encoding potassium voltage-gated channel subfamily A member 10 isoform X2, whose product MEVALVDFEKLENMKSNVDDPDYSNDKAALTPQSPSIPSPTTRGSPSCASLISNWKMLLNMEGSQGDSIFNKLAKECYEDLFVDKKDIEDGEQKVIINIAGLRFETRRKTLDQFPDTLLGDPLKRMDYFDPTRNEYFFDRNRLSFDGILYYYQSGGKIRRPANVPFDVFANEIIFYELGSDVMEQFRVEEGFIKEPEVPLPSNEIYRQFWLLFEYPESSNAARGVALVSLIVIIVSIITFCMETLPEFRDDFEVFQAMGIPINRTKGAGFPSISSSSASSKTISTTVTDPFFIIETACIIWFVFEIAVRFLVCPSKRKFFNNIMNVIDLISIIPYFITVITELATVTNTNTGGQSMSLAILRIIRLVRVFRIFKLSRHSKGLQILGQTLNASMRELGLLIFFLFIGVILFSSAIYFVEVDDPNTHFSSIPDGFWWAVVTMTTVGYGDMCPITLGGKIVGTLCAIAGVLTIALPVPVIVSNFNYFYHRETEQEEKKPISEDSQKLGSVTNHGSNSSLNKINEDSEGRKTKY is encoded by the exons ATGGAGGTGGCATTAGTTGACTTTGAGAAGTTAGAAAACATGAAAAGTAATGTAGATGACCCAGATTACTCCAATGACAAAGCAGCTTTGACT CCACAGTCCCCCTCCATACCATCCCCAACAACAAGAGGGAGTCCTAGCTGTGCTAGCCTGATATCCAACTGGAAAATGTTACTAAACATGGAAGGCTCTCAGGGCGATAGCATATTCAACAAACTGGCCAAAGAATGCTATGAGGATCTATTTGTGGACAAGAAAGACATCGAGGATGGTGAGCAGAAAGTCATTATCAACATTGCTGGTCTTCGTTTTGAAACACGACGCAAGACCTTGGACCAGTTCCCTGATACTTTGCTGGGAGATCCCTTGAAAAGAATGGACTATTTTGATCCAACGAGAAATGAATATTTCTTTGATCGTAATCGTCTGAGCTTTGATGGAATTCTGTACTATTACCAGTCAGGCGGGAAGATCCGCAGACCTGCAAATGTTCCCTTTGATGTTTTTGCAAATGAGATCATTTTTTATGAGCTGGGAAGTGATGTCATGGAGCAGTTCCGTGTAGAAGAAGGATTTATCAAAGAACCAGAGGTTCCTCTACCATCCAATGAGATCTACAGACAATTCTGGTTGCTCTTTGAGTATCCTGAGAGCTCCAATGCAGCTCGTGGAGTTGCTCTGGTCTCACTTATTGTCATTATTGTCTCCATCATCACCTTTTGCATGGAGACCCTTCCCGAGTTTCGTGATGACTTTGAGGTCTTTCAAGCCATGGGTATTCCAATCAATCGTACAAAGGGTGCTGGATTTCCCTCAATCTCTTCATCAAGTGCCAGTTCCAAAACCATTAGCACCACTGTCACTGACCCTTTCTTCATCATTGAGACAGCCTGCATCATCTGGTTTGTCTTTGAGATTGCTGTCCGCTTCCTGGTTTGCCCAAGCAAACGCAAGTTCTTTAACAACATCATGAATGTTATTGACCTCATCTCGATCATCCCATATTTTATCACTGTCATAACTGAACTAGCAACCGTGACCAATACTAACACCGGAGGACAGAGCATGTCCCTGGCTATTCTTCGAATAATCAGGTTAGTGAGAGTCTTCAGGATCTTTAAGCTATCACGTCACTCCAAAGGTCTTCAGATTTTGGGTCAGACACTCAATGCCAGCATGAGGGAGCTGGGCttacttattttctttctcttcatcgGAGTTATACTCTTCTCCAGTGCCATCTACTTCGTTGAGGTGGATGACCccaacacacacttcagtagCATCCCTGATGGATTCTGGTGGGCCGTTGTCACCATGACCACAGTGGGATATGGAGACATGTGTCCCATTACGTTGGGAGGGAAAATAGTCGGCACTTTATGTGCCATTGCCGGGGTTTTGACCATTGCGTTGCCCGTGCCTGTCATCGTGTCCAACTTCAACTATTTCTACCACCGGGAAACGGAGCAGGAGGAAAAGAAACCGATATCTGAAGATTCTCAAAAATTAGGGAGCGTCACAAACCATGGCAGCAACTCGTCTCTGAATAAGATCAATGAAGACTCTGAAggtagaaaaacaaaatactaa